Part of the Tenebrio molitor chromosome 4, icTenMoli1.1, whole genome shotgun sequence genome, ACCATTCAAGCCGGTTGTTCGACACAACTGTTAACTccctttttatattttgtattttgacaatcaaatCAAGGTGTCATagcctactttaattataaatttaaatgatctcacggtgGCTTGTGGTACCAAAATTAAGAATACATTAATAAACTTTCTTCACAACTGTTGAAACCGGGGGGCCAGTGATAGATTCCTGTGGGACTACAGGTTTTTGAACGTGCACATTTTGAAAACGTGTATcgcgataaacaaaaaatcaaagaaaaggAAAGAAAAGGCTGTCTGGTAAGGTAAAGAAATTTTCCTtagtcagtttgtcaaactttttcaattaatatttatttgttacgAGTAACAATCACGAATGTCTAACAGATCTATGCGGGAATAATATTCGCAATGGCACTATACAATTTGGAgttttctttaataataattactagAGGTCGCCCAGCGGCCGAAATTcaaccgttttcattaaatttttaagtttgaatgttactgaggttttttttttatcaaagagtatacctctataattatcgcatataatttttttgaattttgttctattacgTCAGCTGTTAGCGTTTACAAATACGTCATTATGCCCtaattttcgagttatttgaaaaatacgaacgatAGGAAAAATGAGGTATAGTTTGGCtatgccatatttaaaaaacaataacgcgttttttgacatttcgttaggttttttaatgttatactggccaggtttcgccaaggctacacagttaatttgcctatctttttcaaattatataaaattgaaataaaaaatttatacaaaaaataaaaaatgaaataaagcacacgtgtttcgtattttttatacctatattttttattgaaacaaaaaaaccggacggttaaaaaaaatgtccgttgaacttaaaataaaatttcatcgttTGCTAAATGCCCTTGGCCGTTATATtcggaaatataaaatctcaaaCCATGGAATGATGATCGAACGCTACTTGCTGCGACGTACAATAGAAAACTGGCTGcctcaataaaattgcaattttttcgaatgtttgtttttgagacttatttattgtcatcgcaaatgcagctataattggaaattgacttctttgaaaattaaatgataaaatagtacgtggaatcaaaattttcttattgCGTTCGGTTCCAGTTAAAACTTCGCAATCAATAGCATTGCGATGCATAAACTTGATGCGTATTCTTGTTCCATAGACTAATGCTTCCTAATCAACTTTCAATACTAACTTATCTGGTGGCAAACCACTAatagtcaaagaattttgtatttcactccgaagagttttttttaatgaataatctaaataaactccctcttggagtggatttcactgcgggggattaaatcaattacaaatcaGCCACTCCGCATTCGCTCCAAATTCACTCCGCATTTACTCcgctaattttttacagtgtatGAACGTAATACACAGGTGTCCCCGAAAAAGAATTtgatttatcggaggattttaattatttatataccaaattaaatggccctaaataggctacaaaaaaccctaataaattcacatatagGTCCAAGGACTTcagggctaaactgtcaaaatatttttttttcaaatgcgaacagataatttttttaacacttctgatagagattttttattctaaaaagaacagtGTATCATAAGTGTACACTTACTTaaccaaaaaccaaaaaaaagttaaaatgctACTATTTTCGATGCTTAAACTGCGCTCTGTACGTGCAATCCCAaatgttattacttattacatatttgtcatttgtttttccaactaacttaatttggtttaatttattacattgtaacgcaatgaattttgatagcttctcgcttgatgctcgtcatttgtttcaaaatgtagtgtttttttttttcttatatgaggttacacatgtcatacattgctgttttcagaataaaaatctctatcagaattactaaaaaaaagtatgtgtccgtatttgaaaaaaatattttgacagtttaaccttgaagcactttgggaggatacgtgaatttagtacgccattttaaAGCTTATTcagaaccatttaatttggtgtataaataattaaaatcctcccataaataagggagctacggatttgtctctttttttggggacgatctgtatattttacataaattttatctttctgcactCCTTCTCCACATAAACTTTAACTATGCCAAATCTCACACTCCTCCGTGCGCCCAATTTACTTAAAAAGGGGTACAAAGGTTTTCCTTTACGTATTAATATATAGATTATaacgagcgatcatttaaaaaataaatcgagtttgctttggagcctatgctatagcatgggttgccataggtaacacgccgactcgatttattttttaattgatcgcatcGTACATTGATTTGTAAACTCGCTCTCACTTTCCATCACACGCACAAGTTTCATAAAGAGGTTAatgaagaaataaattaagtgGAGTTGTAGTTTCAgagtttaaagaaaaaagctAGTAATGTTTCGGTGTTGTTTTCaaagaagaataaaatttattgcttaaTAATAGTGTTACAGGAAAATGGTACTTAGTTACTTGATCGATACAAATTCACTTGCTTGTGAAAAAGCGTGAAGTCTTGCGTGGAGAAGTTATTACATGCAAGCAAGGACATGAACTACTTGCACACTTTATGCATCAGAACGAAAAGGAAAGAGAATAcgtcgtgcaaaatttttgaatacaaTTAATTGAGACCTATGACTGACCCTTGAGGAATACCCTATATCGTAGTCCAAATAGAAAATGTTGTCCAACGCTTGGGTAATTAAATAAGGTGTGTAACTACAAAAAGAAATTAGATTGGCCAATATGAAATCAACACCAGTGCAATAAAAATTGGGTGACAGTACGTGCTATGGGGTTCGTGACTAGAACAACAGGGAAACCATGTCGCGGAAAGATTGTTTTAAGTTTTCCAATAGAAAAGCGCTTGCAAAGTTTTTTCGTCCAATGGATTGCAGTCGAGATTCAgaaatgtcaagttaaaatcTACCTCAACATATTCCGGAGAGATATTCGAGATTCTACTGTTAGACCGGTCGAATCTGACCACACGATGATGTTGAAATATTTCTAGAGGAAGGAATTCAATTCTATTATTCGTCAGAATTAATATGACATTTGTAGCGTTCGACCCGTCGAAAGCTCCCTTGTCGACAGTATCTATGCAGTTACTACTTAAATCAATGAAAGCTTTTTTGTTCTCAAGAAACTCAAAACCATTCTTTTGGAGTTTCGAAATCACGTTTCCCATTGTACTGAAGTGGTGCAGCTGTGGCAAGCCGACAAAACTCTGCGGATTCAGTTCTTTCAGTTGATTTCTGTCCAGGATGAGGATTTTGAGTTATGACAAGTTAAGGAAAGCTTCTTCTTCTATTGTCGTAATTTTGTTACTAAATAAGGACAAGAACGTGATTTCTTGATTGTAAAAATTGCGtttctttattgtttgaaattttCCATCGTGAATCTCAAGACGACTGTCCAGTCCCTTACTTTGCAAAAAATTCGTTTCGATTTCGACCACGTTTGTGGCCCGGATGGAGACAGACATGAGATTATGAAGTTTATCGAAGATCTTGCTGCAGAGAATTGTATTGTTCCCAAGATCAAGATCCACAATTAGCACATTATCTCCAATTTTTAGGATATTGCCAGTTCTCATTTGAAAAGTTTCAGAATTATTGGTAAAAATTGAGTACTCCACTTGATTGATCCGAGTTTTACTACATCCTAAAGAACTTTCACTAGAGACGCAAGTGATGATGTAAAACACAACGTAAAGGGAGCTCGACATCGTGGTGACTAACGCTAACGATAACTTTTTGCAGGTAATTGTTTCTAACAACGTCCCCTTGACATTTGGTTAAAAACAGTCATTTGTCTTTTCTATGCAATTGCGGAAACCACTGAAAAACACAACATGAATACTTCCAAACAGTTATGATTTGGATGGGTTAGTACTGGACCTGAGGTAGATCCTTGTGTGACACAAAATTCTGGTGTTTGTTTATAGATTTCTTAGTCAAACCAGTCTAATTCAGTGTtgaataaattgataataGGGTGAGAAGTAAGAAGAGTGAGTTGTTATCAGGTCGGTTACTGGAAATATTAGTACAGAAGGAATGAATTATTCAAGCAGCTTATCATTATTatcattcaaataaaaaaatttcttacacagtctaggactggtttacaaatctatgaggggcatgatgaccaactcaatagaccaatggcttaacgtgacttccgaatcacgagacagaatagaggctttttttaaatttcgccctgggtcggaatcgaacccgcgaccctcgcgtccctgagccgaaacggactctcttaggctatattctgcctattttatatttatattattgaTGGGCTCAATACAAAACCTTGTGGAATACCGTCGCATCTCTCTTATCTCTCTCTCATTACCACACATGTAGTCACTGCCTTATAGTCATTAACACTTTaattaatcataattaatCATTTACACTTCTTCTAACGAAAAAATTTCGGTTACGTCATTGCGAtagtcgaaaatcgcgcctttttGTATGTCCATAGAAATGGTTCAAGTGGcttttttttctgagcggagtagaaATACTTCAAGTCATTTGAAGCATCTgtcatttatcaattacacgaaatatttaattaataaattttctccattaaaataaagcctCTAAagagcgaaataacgaaattattatccaatatttaaccgctTCCACTGTGGTTAAAGAAGAGCCACCGTTGTGGGCCTGTGGGCGTGTCCATGGATGTCAGATCAGatgtgaaatgtcaaaaatagcgCAAGATTGCCCTTCAGTGTTAATAAGTAATCAGTTGTAAGTTGAAATCGTTTGATATTTACGTTTTGATAATGTTTGTTATATTCAGCGAATAACTGAAGCATGTCCGATGCTATTGAAAACGAAATGCACGGCGACGCCTACAGAATTGATGCAGATCGCGGCAAACTCAATGCAGATCTAATCTTACTAATATTATGGAAAGTTCAAGTACCAATAATATTACGAAGGAAGTAGGAATTActagtgccttaaaatttgaaaatttgaaaataccaAAGCTAACTAGATgacaatcattttgttccaccctgtataatatttataattttgaattattgtgatcagttttgcaattttttgcttcattatttacaatatttctAAGAAGTGATTTTATGTCAATTTTACGTCAAATAACATACACATGGCAACCTGGCTTTGATTGTTCTTTCTTATTTAGACGGATAcaacaaaagtgaaatatttcTCTTCGCTATCGTTGCAAATGttcttcaaatttattttgattttatcgCATTTTGGTTCAAGAACAAGACCTCGGTGAAGGATGAACCAAGAATGACTCCACGCCGTGACTAAGTTTTTCATGAATCCGTTTAGTGTTTTCTAAATAAGTTGTATCGTTGCAAAAGTTGTTCATAAATAAAAGGAAAATTATCCAAGTCTAATATTTACGAAATGGGTGGTAATGAAACAACTATTCAGCtataattttcacaaatttggtaatctttattaaaaattggatAAGTGGACCAtaacaaatgtttttattaGACCCATAAAACATCTAGATTCTAGAGAGTTAACTGGACTGGAGAATGGATAGTTTGGTTGCATTAaggtttaaaataaatgaattaaaaatgcttgattttttagaaaaaaagaaaagaaacaaaTGCCTATTATTGGAACAATTCCAAGAAATTTTTaggaaaatgtcaatttgtaaaaaaaaattgttttggttGTCGAAGTCTTCAAAATCTCAGAAATTAGCATTTTTATAGAggaataaattaatcaaaaaacgTATTCACCAATACCATTTACTAGGGATAACAGTAGTTAGTagttagagttgaaaatgTGAACCTACTACTTAAAATAGTTAATTAGAAATGTATGTGTGGTTCCCTGACGGATTCTTAGAAAACTTCAGATACATCTGTCACCTCAGATCTAGCTTCAAGCAAGTGCGGAATCAGCAAGTCTCATTGGAAGTTAGTCAACATTAGTTAGTGATTagtatttaaatttgtgcaaaaactttaaaatcacATTGTCAAGGTAAAGCAAAATAAGACTCTTAAAACACCTATTCACCAGTATGGCGcggcgagcggcaaccccccaaggtcgcaaactcaacaatattaataatatgcctgatagaagatacctgccaagtataaacttttctgtaccttttgcaaggtaaaactcCCTATTGATTGGATCAAGATGCAAGTACGTGCttttgaaattgtgaaaagtgtgttttttattgtttgtatttttccaTCCCAAATGCCAAGATCAACGCCCAGTCCCTTACCTTGCAAAAAATTCGTTTCGATTTCGACCACGTTCTTGGCCTGGATAAAGATAGACTTGAGATTATCTAGTTTATCGAAGATCTTGCTGCAGAGGATTGTATTGTTCCCAAGATCAAGTGTCACCTCTACGGTATTATATTCCGTTCTTATGATACTGCTAGTTCTCATTTGAAAAGTGGCAGAATTCTTGTTGAGAATTTTGTTCTTTACTATTAGGATGTTGGTTTCAAAATCCTAGGCGCGAAAAATAATTGTGTCCTTTGACAACACGTTTACCGAGTACTCGGAAATTCCAAAATTTCTTGAGCGAATTCGTTTCCATTCCTCTTCGCAAAGAAACTGATAATGATGGTACCACAACAGGTTCCAAAGTCGGCAAGTTGTAAAACGACAACATGTACAACTTCTTAAAGATAATCAAGTGTCCACGTCTTCCTGTTGGAGCAGTTGGTGATGGTACTGTGAAAGATGTCGCAGGTGTTTGTACTTATATGTTTTTGCTACTTTGCAAACATGTGTGGTACTGGACTCTTATCAGtatgatgtttacaaaataagTAAGAACTTCAAGTGcaccactttattttttaaatttacaaaattatatCGTTAGGTGTGCATCAACTAAAATGTTAATGGTCAAATGTTGGAAAGAGCGATTTGTACAGAAAGTGATAGATTAGAAGAAAAATTCTAGGTTGAATTGTTTTCAATCTAGCCTTGTTTCCTGTTCACGATACACCAGGAAGAACAATTATTGagctgattaaaaaaaaacagcacgattaattaacatttttaaaatgttggtgTAAATGCTCTTGATCTTACGATCGATCTAGATGTCCTCACctgaattacttaaaatttttgtttattttcaatatcgACTGATTGGAAATTGCAGTAATTGACGGTGTTTGATTTGCATAactgttaattaaattatctgcACTTATTTTACGAGTATGTCTTCTGAAGGGTCAGCTACATCGACTGCTTTGCCGCAAGAAATCCGAAAAAGATTCTGGTGATATCATTGATATTTTACCACCCACGCAGCAAGCAACTAATTGAAATTCCAATCCTTATCAGAGCACCAtcttctttcttcaaaatCAGTTATACTTGTTACGATAATTGTCCCGTCGACGAATCATTTGCATGTACGGGTAAGTTTGAAGTAATTATGGATTATGATAATGTgcttacaattattattatgtttatGGATCATATCCCACTCTGAAAACTATATCGAATATAACTAAGTACAAAAACATAAATCAGAAGGGCcgttttcagttttgtaataaattacaaCAATTTGCCATTTTGTATGTAAATTGTTCAGTAAATGGTTTGTGGCTTTTAGGTAGAatattgttgttattattattattattagaatcCGTGACATAGAAGCGCATGTTTTCTATATTTGTGTTGGCATCTCTGAAAAATTGCCAAGCCTCATCATGGTGTCATTGTCATTCCTTGATTCGTGTCTTAGGTTAGATTTTGAAGTTTGTGTTAATGTGTGATAACgacagtttaaatttttttgacttttgggttgaaacatttgaatttgaaagtagACTATGCcaacataaaaatgtaaatatgttgccaacctaataaaaagaaatcacAAACATTGGTATTCCCGTATTAAAATGTATAGCTTCTTCAGGGTTTCAGGTGTCCCACAAGAATCACTGCTTGACCCTTTGCTATTTAATACCTTTTTGTTGCTTATTAACTGTTGTCAAATCTTGTACTGCACGGAAGCTTTAGAACAAAATActcttatttttatacaataaGTTCATTTCACAAAAAGCTTTTGCCGATTACATTTATATTTTCCTGCTTATTTACGCCcaggaaaattgaattttccggACTAGTACTGTAAAGACTTTACAAgacgcaaaataaattttttcgatgttttttactttgtaactatagttgccaacaaaattgacaaacttgatttttgtggtatttgtaaacattttttctaaaatttgtaaattttttttacgatttccagaaaaatttaatacaagaCACGTCAGTAAAATCTCTTACTTGACTCGGAGCTTTAAAATACTCGGCACAAAGTGCCTCGTATTTCAATTTAGCTCCCCTTCAGTAATATGAGATTTTCCTgacttttatgtaaataactattgactcgtcattcatttttgacattttttctcAATCCCTTACACTCTTACCATGATCCGATGTGTTAGATTACACTACAATTTGTTTGAGTGTATTGGAGCCAACAAATTTCTATCGCTTCTATttgattatattttatttcatttcacaGAGATTAAAAAAGTACAATTAGCGAAGCTAAAGCCTTCCAAAAGGCACCAAACTGATTAATGACTTTGCGAAGAGAAATTCTGGCTAAGAAATTAATGATATTGAGCCGTATTTTTCTCCGTAGCAATCGCCACAGAGCATCATCCAGTTCTGAACAATTTTCTTCCGCTCTTGGTCCATCTCCCGACTGAAAGCTGGATTGGCTTTCTAAAGGCATTTAGGTGTAACAAAGAATCAACCAGTTGTGTTAATTACTTTTATTATGCTTCAGTTCAGTACAAAGAAAGGAGAAAGCAACAAAGCTCAGTTCAGTAAAGCATAAACAGATGTGTCGCGAAAAGATGCCACCTCTTATACGCCTTCGAAGAGCTCTGTGAGAGGCACTTTGCTCAACAAATTATTGAAGATGTCGCTATAAGCCTGCGCATAAGAGTCTCCATATGCGTACTGGAGCATAATGAAGATTTCCTTCGACTTCTTGGTTAGCGCTCGACTGTAAGCGTCATTCAACTCTTTGTCCTCAAATAAGTTTTCGAAGTAAAAGGTCATCGACTCCGGTTCCATAGTGATTTTGCTACTGACCACCTTCAAGTATCTCGCCCCGTTCTTGGTGTACTCCTCGAATTTGAAAATGAGGGTGTACAAGACATTGTCTGAAACGTGACTTCATTGGTCGAACATTTTTCCCAAGAGAAACCACTCACATGCTTTGACATTTGCGAGTCCTGCAGCGTCTATCGGCAACAGGAACATGTTGCCCTACCTGATAATCGAGCAAGTACCGAATTTCTGGATTCACCAGCCGGATGGTCAAGGTTAGGTCGTCAAAATTCATTCTGAAATATTTTGGCTGTAGACTCTGAAAGTGTTCCGTTGGTGCTTACGTTGCTTTGGTGGAGGTGATGTTGGTGCGTCCAGTAATTCGATAGTTGGTGAACTTCTGGTCCATGCTGACGTTGATTCCAGAGTTGAGCGTGACGGCAGGGATCAGGAAAGGCTCGAAGCTCGGCAGGCCGTACTCTTTGATCGGTTTGCTAAGCTGGCTGACAGCGTTCTGGATCGCCGAAGACAGGCAGTCGTTGAAGTTGGATTTTCTCTTGTCGCATCTTTGGAACGTCGAAGCTGGAAGGTTAGAGCGTTAGGTGAAGTCGTAGCTGTTGGAAAATGGATTTACGGAGCGACAGAGAGTTGGAGCTGTGCACTAAGCAAAAAACGGAGAACAGCATCAAAAGCTTCATTTTGGCACGGTGCAGTTGCTGATGGAACTGAAGAGCGTGGAGATTTGCTTGTATTTATATCAGTTCTAGGGTATTGAAGCGTTTCTGCAAACTTGTTTCATAGTGGACCTTCGTTGGTAATTGCAAATATGCCAACTGGTGTGCTGGTGCTGGCTAAAAATATAACTAGAATTAAATAACGTAACTGCAGCTGACACTGAATTTTATCGTAAGTGATTTgcttttctttttctcttGTACTAAAGCACCACGCATTTATTACCGTGGACTGGATTTTatgattgtttatttatttggtaGATTGCATTTAATTGCATACTTGATTCACATTACTTTTTGTAATTAGTTTCATTACGAACTTCTCCTTGTTCTACAttattacataataattatctcTGATGAATCTCCTATTGCGTCCCTGTGATATGAATGATATGTATGCTGTCCAAAtgggtacaatttttttataatattctttaacttctgctaacgaaattttatcaaatattgTATGATAcacgtaaataataaaatcgcGCCTGTGTGTATCTCCATAGAAACGGTTAAAGTGGCGAGTAGAAATACATAgttcaagtcctaggagtagaagtgtccacaggcggctcgatcgagtcaaatgtaaggttatttgaagcatttgtcacgatttatttatcaattacacgaaatatttaataattaaattatccctattaaaaaaagcccaaaaaaaaagcgaaataacgaaattattatccaatatttaaccggctCCATTATGGTGAAACACGAGTCGCCATTTATGGGCGTGTCCATGGCATGGATGTCGATGTCAggtgtcaaaatcaaaaattttgcgCAAAATAGCGCAAGATGACcgttcagtgttaaaaagtaaatagttgtaagttgtaatcgtttgctattgacattttgaaatgttttgttatatttagcgAAAAACTGAAGTATGTCCGATGCCATTGAAAACGAAATGCATTGCACGTTTCCAGAATTGAGGCAGACCACGGCACTCTCGGTGCAGGATTTAATTCCACCAAAGTCCCGAAAAGCGTATGATTTCTACATAATGCTCCTGATGAAAAGTATCTGGCTACAAAGGTAACATTTCTGGGTTCCCTAgaggaagaattataaattattattgttggttatgtAAGACAACAACCAATTTGACAATGAAAGTCAGGCGGCCCCGGGATTAGAACCCGAATAtaaagtggcgcgctaggcgcttggccacgATGCTCGGTGCCGAGTCATCAGAAAGTTGGGGCCAAGCGCGACGCGAGTGGAGCATTCTCATTGGTCGGCCAATGAGAGAGCAGTGTGCTCAGAACTAAACCGCTTCGCAAACATCGCCCGGTATCACTGTATACCTAATTGAATGATAAAGTttcaaatatcaaatttatGTACCCAACTATATAGGTACTCctcttatttacaaaattttaatattctcaATCAGATGTTTCAATgagaaatgaaataatcgaACTGTAACATTCTCTACTGCCATAGATTTGgttttctctaatttttgaCGGATTTTGCTGCCTCATTTACCTACctgatttcat contains:
- the LOC138128257 gene encoding protein takeout-like → MFLLPIDAAGLANVKAYNVLYTLIFKFEEYTKNGARYLKVVSSKITMEPESMTFYFENLFEDKELNDAYSRALTKKSKEIFIMLQYAYGDSYAQAYSDIFNNLLSKVPLTELFEGV
- the LOC138128258 gene encoding uncharacterized protein; this translates as MKLLMLFSVFCLVHSSNSLSLPSTFQRCDKRKSNFNDCLSSAIQNAVSQLSKPIKEYGLPSFEPFLIPAVTLNSGINVSMDQKFTNYRITGRTNITSTKAT